DNA sequence from the Tenacibaculum mesophilum genome:
TGATCACAATTAAAATCTACTCTAAAATCTCTACAACTTACCATATTATACCCTCCTTCTTTATTTGGGATTTGAACTGGAATAATTCCATAATAGTTTAAATAGATTTCATTTCCTTGTAGTTGTAAACCAGTGGTATTTTCAATTGGCTTCAAAGGGTTATCTGGTAAGTATGCTAAAACCGTTACAGTAAAAGGGTTACTTGTACTACCTTCAAGACCTGACATGTTAACTAAAGGTCCTTTTGGTACATTATCAACACTAATATTAGTGTCAAATTTTCTAAAGTCTTTTAATGTTAATGTAACTCCGTTAACGTTTACTGGGTTTCCCATGTTTTTATAATTTTAATTTGGTTATTGGCTAAATTTACAATTATAAAAAGAAAAGAAAAAATAGTTTGTTAATAATTTATAGAGGAGTATCTAGATAAATACTCCTCTATAAAACTCCTAGTTCTTCCGCTAGCAAAGCAAATATTATTAATAGTTTTCGAAAGCCTTTATTAACACGATAAAGCCGTTATATTAATACCATGTAACTAAAAAAGGGAGAAACCGAAGCTTCTCCCTTTATTTTAAATCTTGAACTGTAATGTTACATACCAGTTTCTAGGAGATGATGGTATAATACCTGGTCCAGGATATCCTGTTGCCCTACGTGTAAAGTATTTTTCGTCTAACAGGTTGTTAACTCCTGTTTCTAGCTTCCATTTTTTATACGAATATGAAAAAGAAGCATCTACAATTGTATATGCTGGTATAGGACCTATTGTTCCGTAACTAGGATGTGTGCTATCTACTGTTGCATGTGTAGCATCTGTTTGTTGCTCAGACAAATGCGTTAACTGTAAGCTACTTAAAAAGTTTTTATATCCAAACTTCACTCCTGTTTTTAAGTTTAGGTTCGGTATAAACTCTACTTGATTTCCTATTACTGATTTTTCTAATGAATCTGTATATTCTGATTGTGTTAACGCTAGGTTTACATAGGTATTTAGCACGTAGTTTGATGGCAACTTAAATACATTTGCCAAACTAACATCTGTAAAACCTTCAAAACCATAAATAAAAGCGTCTCCTACATTAGTTCTTAACCTGTCTCCTGCATCGGGTCCGCTACTTACCCAAAAAATTCCGATTCTTTTGTTGTAAAATAGTCCAAATCCGCTTAGGTCGTAGGTTACTATGTTTTTAATTTTTCCTCTTATTCCAATATCTGCTGTGCCTCCTTCTTCATCATCTATGTTTTCATCTACTTTAAAAGTAGGACTTACCGTACGGATGTCATTAAAGGTTACTGAACGGTAGTTTTGAGAAGCATTTGCATAAATTTCTAACTTTGTCGAGGGTTTATAACTTGCTCCAATACCAAATAAAGCAAAGCTTCTTTCTTTTGTTCTATCGTCTCTAAACGTATTAATTCCGTTAGGTAACGGCACTCCGTTTTGTAGATCTTCATTATTCCACAATACTGTTTTATAATCTCCGTTACTTCCTGTTTTTATGTATTCTAATCTAAATCCAGGAGTTATTGAAAATTTATCTGATAGTTTAAAAATATGTTCTCCAAATAATGCTACGTTCGTATTGGGGAATTTAAAATTAGATGAGGCATAGGCATCTACATCTGCAAATGTAAAGTTTGCATCTACACCATTAGATCCTGCTCCTTGTTCTTCTGAATTATTTGCTTTGTAATATTTTACACCCAATAAGTAAGTATTCTTTTGCCCTCTAAAATCATAGTTTGATAAAAAGCGAATTTCTGTTCCCCAGTTTTTATATTGTCCGTTAATTAAATCTCTCGTAGCATAATTTCCATCTGCAAAAGGTTCATCTACATACGTTATAGGACTTACATTACTTGATTTATAATTTCCTCTAAACCCTATGGCTTTTCTCGAAGCATTTAACCCAAATAAGTTAACACTTAGGCGCGTGTCTTCTGTAAAATTATGGTCTAGTTTTACCGTCCACAAATTCCAGTTTACACGAAACCAGTTTCTTGATCTGTTACTTTGAAAAGGATCTTCATTAAACATTTTATCATTTAACCCTCCTGCTTGTTTAGCTAAATAATTTAAATATGTTGCCTCTACTGTTAAAGTTGTTTTTTCTGATAGTTTATGATCTACATGACCATAAATATTTATTGAATTAAATTCTGAATTTGGTCTAAAACCATCTCCTCGTTTATAATTTATGTAACCGTAATAACCTGTTTTATCAACTGTACCTCCAACACTGTTAAAAGAATTGAAAAGACCGAAAGATCCTGTAGATTGTCTTGTTATGAACTCAAATTCTTTACTCTTATTAGGTTCATTAAATTTAAAATTTAATAAGCCTCCAAATTGTGTTCCGTATTGTAATGATGCAGCTCCTCTAACAATTTGTATTTCTTGCAAGGCCTCTGCTGGGGGTGTATAATAGCTTTCTGGATATCCTAATACATCTGCACTAATGTCGTAACCGTTTTGTCGTGTATTAAAGTTTGATGTTCTGTTAGGATCCAAGCCTCTACCTCCAATATTTAACTGTAATCCTGCATCGTCATTTTCGTAAATATTGAGTCCAACTACTTGACTGTATATTTGGCGTGCGTTATTAGCTGCTTTGTTTCCTACTGTTTGGTCTAATAAAACTACCTCTGTTTTTTTTCCTTCGTAAATGGCAGTTCCTTCTACTGCTTTTAATCTTTTTAAACTAAATACTTTTCTTAGTCTTTGATTGATAATTACTTCTGATAATTCTTCATCTAACTTTAAAAGTGTTATGTTTTCTACAATATTTTTATTTGTAATAGTTAGTGCATGTTCTTTTATTTCGAAATTGTAAGAAAAGAATACCAATGAATAGTTTCCTGATTGCAATGGTTGGGTTTTATAATTTCCTTGAGCATCTGATATTGCTAACTTTCCGCCTGAAGCATCAAAAACTTCAACATTATTAATAGGGTTTCCTTTTTCATCAATTATTTTTCCTGAAATGGTATATTGTGCTACTACTGTTTGCACAGCTAAAAATAAGGTAAAAATAATGCTACAGGCCTTTAATTTTGATTTCATGATTAAATGGTATAATCCAATTTTTATGTTTAAAACTTTCTTTTTGTTGATATAAATCTACTTTTGGATCTATAAATTGTGTGCTAAGTCGACCGTTTAATGTTACATAACTATCTACATACACTTTAGGGTTTTTCATTCCTTTTTTCTTGTAGGTGTCTCCTAAAAAATGAGCAAATTCAAGTATAAAATCTGATTGAAAACTCATTTGTTTTTCTTGTAATGTTGTTAAATAATCGCTATTATCAATATATACTTGCTTTTTTGTTTCTTCATCAATTATTTTAAACTCTGCATAGCCTGCTTTTTCTGTTAACATGACACGCCAAGAAAAACGGTATCCTTCTTCAGTCCAAAATAACTCTCCGGGGTACAACAAATACCTAAAAGGAATAATTATTTGCAGTACAAAAAATAGTATTAAAAATTTTCTTGTTAATGTTAGTTTTTGAGTAGTTACTAAGGTTTTTCCTTGATCGAAATAATCCTTAGAAATTCTAAATATGGCTGCTATGGTATTTAGTATTTTATGATGTAGCTTTGGATTGAAAAATATAATGGTTGAGACAATCATTATATAAGGAAACATTCCTATTGAAAATAATATTCTTGTAAATACATGAAATATAATTACTGCAATAAACGCTATTGTGCGTGTTCGTTTATTTAATAATAAGAAAGGTATTGTTAAATCGTATATAGCTCCTGCCCAACTCATAGCAAAGTGAAACCATGTTTTAACCATTAAAAAACCTACTAACGGTAAATTGTTTTGTACAGGTAACCATATATTTAATGGTGATGCTCTAAACAACCAATCAGAATTTAGTTTTGCTAATCCTGCATAAAAATATACAATACCTAATAGTAACTTTATAGCATCTATAGTCCAATTAGGTATTTTTTGATAGGCTATTTTCTCGTTTTGTTTTGCATCTACAGAAAAATAAGCATTTGCTGGTAAAAAAATTAGAATAAATGCTACTAAACTTACAAAGTAATAATGGTTTAAATAATAGCTTTTATCCATTAATTCTATGTAGGTAAAGCTTAAAAAAAAAGTAATTGCTGCTGCTCTATACTTATAACCTAACATTATAAATAGTGCAGCTATTGCACAAATTAAAAATAATAAATAAGTGTAGTTACCAAATGGTTTTATATACTCGAATCCGTAGTATGAAAAGAAAAATTTTGGTTTTATATACTGTTCTTCTATCCATCCGTTTAACCAAAAACGTAGTATGCTACAAAACATCATAAAACCAAAAAAAATACGAAATACTGCAAGTGGAGCAGCTTCCGTATTTTTTTTGAAATATTTTTGTAATGTATTAATCATTATCAGCGTCGCTCGAAGTATTTTTAATACTCATAGCACTCATCATATCTGGTTTAAAGTTTTTTAATACTGTTTGCATAGCCTCATAAGTATTTAAAAACACGTTTTTGTCATTTTGAATTTGATCTGTAAAATCATCTTTTAATAAACTTGCCTTATCTTCTAAATTTGTAAAGTTTGTGTTTATTAAATCTGCTAAATCTTTTCTTTTTAGAAATTCAAGATATTGCTGTAAACTTTTACCGTTATTTCCATTATAACCTATTCCTTTATAAAAGTTTTTTGTAGCTGTTAATGCGGTTATAAATAATTCTTTAGAAATGTCTTTTTTATAAAATCCTTCAACCAAGGTTACATCTGGTATACCTGTTCTTGCTCCTGATGGATTAGCTATTTTAGGGTCTCTTAATTGTTTTTCAAAAAAAGCTACAACATAAAAGTTTACTAATTTATCTACACTACTTGATATTGAATATCCATCATTTTCAATAAAAGTTTGCTTGTAACCTCCGTTCCAATCATCCTTAACTTCTTTGGATAAATTATAAACTCTGTTGCTTACATCTTTTAAGTATTGTTTATACTTAGCTGCATTTTCTGCTGTTGTGTAAAAAGTTACAGTTTCCTCATCAGTCCCTTTCCCGTTAAGTAAATAGTCTAAAGCTGGAAAACCTTGTACACTTATTAAATTAGGTGACTCTAGGTTATAAGTCCCTGACTTAGCATAATCATCTAATTGAGTAGCGTTAGTTGGTATTGTGTTCATATAACCAACCATGTTTATCTCTTGAGCCTTACCTACTTGATATAAAGAAACTTTTTGCCAAGTTACGTAAGCATTTTTCCAAGCAGTTCTTGCTTCAACTAAATTAGCTGTGCTTACTGTTGTTGTAAATTTATTTATTGCTTCGTTTAATAATTGTGTTTTCTCTACAAAATCATTGTATCCTGGAATAATCATTTGATCAGCCCAAAAAGTCAACATCTCTTTTCTATTAAAATCATCTGGGTTTGATGTACTAGGATTATCGCTACTACTTGAGCTACATGCAACGATTAAAGAAAGTACACATATGTATACGATTTTTTTCATTTTGTCTTAATTAATTTTTTATTAATCTAAATAAACACGCAAAAATAAAAAAAAATAGCCATGTAACTATACATGGCTATTTTAATTTATCTTAATTTAATGGTTTTAATCATTTAAACTAACTACATCTTCTGTTGTGAATCCAAAATAGGTTCCTAATCTAGATGCAATTTGGTCCAATTGATCGTCTGTAATAGACCATAAACCATTATCAGCTTCTAACATTGCGATAGTTCCTGCTATTTGGTTTTTTTCAACTTGTTGTCCATTAATTTCAACAAATCTTAAAGATTGTAAAAAACCGTATGCTTCTGATAATGCATGTAAACTATTTGCATCTTTAGCTCCTTTTCCTTTTAATAGGTAATGTGCAGCCATAACCCCTATTACTTTAGATACTGATGCTCTAATAGTTTCAGCTTGCTTGCTTGCTAATTCATAATCATTAGCATCTACTGCTGCTCTTCCTAATTTGAATGCATTATAAACATCATCAAAAATTCCTTTAAACTTACTATCATTATCAACACTTTTAATATATGAGTTTAGGAAGCCTTTTCTGTCGTCTAAAGAATTAACTGGTTTTGCAGGATCTTCTTCTAAACCAAATAAATACCCATAAGCTTCATCCCAACCATGTTGTAAAGCTGTATAATTTTTGGTATCATCTCCTTTGTATGGTTTTCCTGCTTCATGATCTGCTTTATTATCATCAATAAATTTTTGAGAAACATACTTGTTTATCATTTGATCTGCAATCACAGAACCTATTAATGTTTTAGCTACTGCTTGATTATACTCAACTCCTTTAGCACTTACATGAACTGTTCTACTACCTGTAGTTAATTTTCCTGCTGTACCAGCAGCAGCATCTGTATTCCAGTTAGCATATACCTCTGTTGCATGATCTTTAATCCATCCATCCATTTTTAGCCTTAACTCATCTGTTTCAACAGCATCTACGTTAGAGTTTGTAGCTGAAGCCACTGTACCTCTAAGTTTTTTTCCTGAAGTGTTTAATGATGCATCTTCAAACCCTGTACCATCTTTAAACATTTCTTCTAACTGAGCCTGAGTTTTAACGTTATCTTCAAGTGCATCCTTTAACTCTTTAGCCATTTTTAAACGTGCTACTTGTCCTGAAAAACTAACGTTGGATTTATTATCTTTTCCATTAAAAGCGTAGGTAGCTGGAGCTTCCACTGGTGGTTTTACATCATTATCATTATCGTCTGAACAAGATGTAAATACTAGAGCTGATATAGCTAACATTGAAAGAAATACTCTTTTCATTTTATTTAGATTAAGTTTTAATTAAATTTACTGGCAAATTTATGTAAGAAATTTATTTTACCAAATCTTATTAAGACTTATTTTAAATAATTTTTAACATATTTTACTTAGTTACACATGAAGTAAAATTAATCTATTTATTTTTTTCAAAAAGGTTTACAACGGCTTTACGGATATCATAAGCCATTTCATCTTTTTTTGGTTTATAAATATGCATTACATCTTTACTTTTATTTGAAAGTATAGGTATATCAAGACCTCTCAATAAATAATCTGAAAAAGCAACTGTATAGTTTTTATCTTCTTGAAGTTTTCCTTTTTTAAGAATCCATTTTCCGTTTTCTTTCTTAGCATTAAATCGTTGTAAGTAGGCACCTGTTCCTGAAGCAGCTTCTCCAAAGTCCAACACTTCTTTTAATAGACTTCCTTTGATTTCTACTTTTAAAACTTCACCTCCATAAGGCAAAACTCTGAAAATATCAACGGCATTTATATCTCCTGCTAGTACATCATCTATCCTAACAGAACCTCCGTTTACTAATGCACAGTCAACTTCGTTATTGTATGCTAAACTCATAGACTCAGCTATAATCTTACCCATATTTGTTTGAACACTTCTAATAGTACTTTCTCTTGCATCAAGAGGTTCTTTAGCTGTATATATAACTTCATAAGGATTAGAAACTACTTCTTGAATTTTACTTTGTAAAACAACCTGCCATTTATCAACTACAGCTTTTACTTTTTTATTTGAAATTATCGAATCGTTAATCTCTTTTAACTCTGACTTAAATTGAGTTTTCTTAGTTGCTGGATCATATTCAAATCTATGAATATAGACCGTTTTAGCATTTGCATCTGCTTTGGTAATTACTACCTCTCCTACTTTATCGTAACTATTGGTATGCTCATGTCCGCCCATTATTAAAGGTACATTAGGTAATAGTTTTGCTATTTCTTTGTCTTGAGTTAGCGAAGCATGGGTTAACCCAATAACTATATCAACATTATCTTTAATCTCATTATATGCCCGCTTTATTTCTTCGTACATATCTCCATAATATACATAACTCTTAGGGTTGGAAGGTATACAAACACTTATAAAACCTACTTTTAATTTTGTACCATCTGGATTTACAAATTCTCTTATATAAGAATCTTTTAAACTATGTTTTTCTCCATCAATTATTTTATGAAAATACGAGTGTTTACCATCTATGTTATGCAAAACATTAGCAGAAATCCATTCAAATTTACTCTCGTTTAATCTCGCTTGTAAGTGTGTGTAACTTAAATCGAATTCATGATTACCAAAAGCAACTAAATCAAAATTCATAGCATTCATAACTTCTACCATTTGTTTTCCTCTTACTCGTTCTCCATTATACTTCATTGTTCCAAGCAAAGAAGGTGATAAAAAATCTCCTGCCAACACTAACATTGTTTGTTCATTTTCTTTAAGTAAGTCTTGGTGTACGGTTTCCACCCGTGCCATTCCGCCATATTTATCTCCTTGTATTGGCGCTATTTCATAAACATCATTTAACTGAAGTATTGTAAAGTACGTTTTATCGGCATCTTTTGTAAACTGATATTTGTTTGTAGAAGCATTAGCTGTTTTTTTATTTAAATTACAACTAACTATAAACAATAAGATTATGGGAAATACTAAAAGAATTCTAACTTGTTTCATTTGATTTTACTTTGATAAAGAAATCAAATTTACAAATTTAGTGAAGATATTGACGTGTGTTTTGCCTAATCATTTTTCTGTATTCTACCAATTCAGGGAATTGATAAAAGAAATTTATTTTTTTATGTGCTATAGTTCTAGGCTTCTTTATTTTAGGCCTTAACACAAAAGCTGTCCAGCTTTCTACGATGTCTTCTTCTGGACTTTCTGCTGCATAGTCTGTAAGAAACTCTGTTCTGTTATTTAAATATAAATCATATAGTTTTTCTACACAATTTGCCTCTGTATAACAGTATTTTCGTTGAATAACATCCCAACGGTTTAAAAGGGCTCCTTTCCAAAAAATATTAACAAACCTGTTAATATAACTATCTTTATAAGCCTCTCCCTCATGAGTTAAATATAACTCTCCTTCTTCTTGCTTTCTTTTATTCGTTGGCCTTATTTGAGTTCTATTAAGTGTTAACAAATGTCCAAACTCATGAACTAAGGTATAAACAGACTCGTGTAATCTTCTTTTATCTTTAGTTTCAAAGTTTACATCTCTAATATCAATTTCTAATTGCCATTTATCATTTTTTGAACTCAAAGCTACTAAAGCACCTGTTTTTTCATCAACCCCATCTGTCATTAAAACAATACGCTTTATATATTTTTGAGTGAGCTCTTTTGGAAAAATTCTATTAAACTCACTCCAATAATAAGAAGCTAATTCATCACTTACAGAATGATTTTTAATTATTTTATTGCCTTTCACGTCCCATACTCCTATTCTTTCACTATCAACAGATTGAGAAAAAGCTGAAATAAAGAAAAAAAGAAAAACAATATTTAATTTCATCATTTTTTTAAAAAACTTCTAGGGCTTTATTATATGCACTTTCAAAACTCATTGGTTTTATATTAGTTATTACTTTATTTGATGTAAAGTAAGATAACAATTTCTCCGTAGGCATATTACCTGTTAAATCATCTTTAGCCATTGGACACCCCCCATACCCTTTAATAGCTCCATCAAAACGTCGACAACCTGCCTTAAATGCACTATCAACTTTTTCGTGCCACTTAATTGGTGTAGTATGTAAATGAGCTCCAAATTCTATTTGAGGGTAACTTGGTATTAGATTTGAGAATAAATAATCTATATCTTCAGGTGTTGAGCTTCCAATTGTATCTGACAAAGATAATATTTTAACACCAAACGACGAAAGTTTTTCGGTCCATTCTCCAACTATCTCAACACTCCAAGGATCTCCATACGGATTTCCAAATCCCATTGACAAATAAGCTACGACCTCTTTATTTGTTCGATTAGCAATGGCTAATACCTCTTTTAGGGTATCTATAGATTGATCAATTGTTTTGTGCGTGTTCCGCATTTGAAAGTTTTCTGATATTGAAAAAGGGTATCCTAAATAATCTATTTCTTCAAATTGTGAAGCATCATTTGCTCCTCGAACATTTGCTACAATTGCTAAAAGTTTACTTGTAGTAGTAGATAAATCTAACATCGATAAAACTTCAGCTGTATCTCTCATTTGCGGAATTGCCTTTGGTGATACAAAACTTCCAAAATCAATAGTGTCAAACCCTACTTTTAACAGTGAATTAATATACTTAGCCTTTGCCTCTGTAGGAATAAAATGACTTTTAATTCCTTGCATTGCGTCCCTTGGACATTCAATAATTTTAACACTATTCACCATTGTGTCAAATATACATATTTTGATTCATTTTTTCACTTGTCTTAATCTTCCGATCCCTAACAAAAAACAAAACACACAACACTTTAATTATCAACAAAATATCAATATAAAATTTAAAACTATAAAAAAAAAATTACTTTTATTGATGTAAACTGTCACAATTTTAAAGTTAAATTGTCTCTAGTGTAGAATGATTTTATTGGAGTCTCAACATACACATATTAACCAACTAATCGAACGCTGTAAAAAGAACGATAATGCTGCTCAGATGCAGGTTTATCAAAACTATTACAAAGCTATGTATAATACGTCATATCGTATCTTAAAAGACGAGTTTGAGGCTGAAGATTTAATCCAAGAAGCATTTTTAACTGCTTTCATGAAGTTAGATAGCTTTAAAGGTGAGGTTACTTTTGGTGCATGGTTAAAAAGAATTGTGATTAATAAAAGTTTAACCCAATTAAAGAAAGTTACTCGATATGATGAAGTACGAATGGATGTGATTCCTAGCTACGAAGTAGAAGATATTGAGATAGACTATAGTTCTTTAGAAGTTAAAAGAGTTATAAGCTGTTTGCAAAGTTTAAAGGATAATTACAGAATTGTATTGACCTTGAACCTTGTTGAAGGTTATGATTATGATGAAATCGCTCAGATATTAAATTACACCAATGAAAATGTGCGAACAACAGTATCTAGAGCAAAAAAGAAATTAAAACAAGTATTAGCAGCTAATACTAATAAAACACAAGTATATGGAGGATAAACTACATCAGTTTTTTAAAGAAAATGATTTTGATGTTTTCGAGCCTCATCAAGGACATTTAAATCGATTTCAACGAAAACTAGAGTCGCCAAAACGAGCTAAAAGACCATCTTATTTTTGGATGAGCATAGCAGCTTCAATCGTATTATTTTTAGGATTTTATCTTGGTAGTTATCAACAAAAAAACACCTATGACTTAGCTGATATTTCGCCCAAAATGGCAGAGGCTCAAAACTTTTTTGTTACAACTATAAATCAAGAATTAAAGGAAGTTGAACAATATAGGAATTTAGAAACCGAAATAGTTATTGAAGATTCTTTAAATGAAATTGAAGAGCTAGAAGACCAATACAAAACGCTCGTAAAAGAACTATCTAAAAGAGATAACAAACATCAAATCATCAGAGAAATGATACAAAATTATCAACAACGATTAGATGTATTAGAAAAACTTCTTTTACGATTAGAATTACAACAAAACCCCGCAAAATTAGAAATATTAGAAGATGAAATTATATAAAATACTTTTCCTACTGTTATTCATTCCTACTCTTTTAGTAGCTAATGATAAAAATCACGAAAAAAGCAAAAACATACGTAAAACATTTTCGGTTAACAAAAACGCAACCTTATACATTAACAATAAATATGGTAATATAAATGTAGCTACTTGGAACGAAAACAGAATAGAAATTAATGTCAAAATAACCGTTAAGGGCAATGACTTATCTAACGTTGAACGTAAGTTAAAAGCAATTAATGTTCAATTTGAAGCTACACCTAGTTTAATAGAAGCCAGAACCATTATTGAAAAAACAAAATCAAGCTGGTCTTGGTGGGGTAATAATAACACCAACTACAAAATTAACTACTTTGTTAAAATGCCAATCACCAACAATGCTGATTTAAATAATAAATACGGAAACATTGAGCTGGATAAATTAGAAGGTAAGTCTAATATTAATTGTGATTATGGTAAAATACAAATTGACCAATTATTAAATGAAACTAATAACATTAATTTAGATTACTGTGGTACTTCTGAAATTAACTTTATGAAATCAGGAAACTTAAGTGTTGACTACTCTAAGTTAACCATTCAAAAATCAGAAAATTTAAAAGTAAACGCAGATTATTCTACCATGAAAATTGGTACTGCAACCGATGTTGATTTTAATAGTGATTATGGAAGTATTTCTATAGATGATGCCTCAAACGTTAATGGTAATTCTGATTATGCTAGCATAAAAATAGGTGCTATTAGAAAAAACTTAAAAATTAATACTGATTACGGTAGTGTTAGAGTTAGAAATATTAAAAAAGGCTTTGAAAGTATTGTTATTGATGGAAGTTATGCTGGAATTAAACTTGGCACGAATAGTAATAACAACTTTACTTTTACTGTTGATTTAGGTTATGCTGGATTTGGATATCCTGAAAACTATGTAAACATGTTTAAAAGCATTAATAAATCATCTAAAAAATACTACGAGGGAACTTTTGGTAAAGGAAATTCTAATTCTACCATTACCATAAAATCTAAATACGGAGGTGTTTCTTTAAAATTAAATGATTAACCAACTTACAAATTATATTACAATGAAAAAATTAGCAATCTTATTATTATCTCTTTTTTTTAGCTTTCAAACACAAGCACAAAGCTGGTGGAATTCAAAAAAAATTAAAGGAAACGGAAACGTTACTACAGAAATTAGAAAAATCGGTTCTTTTGACAAAGTAAACATTGGAGGCTCATTTGATGTTTATTTAATTAACGGAACCGAAGGTAAAGTAACCTTAGAAGGAGAAGAAAATATTTTAAAGTATATTGAAACTGAAGTTAAAAACGGAAAATTAAATGTACACTTTAAACAAAACACCAATATTAAAGCTACAAAAAAGCTAACAGTAACTATTCCTTTTGAAAAAATTGAAGCCGTAGCTTTAGGAGGATCAGGAAATATAATTGCAAAAAAACGTATTAAGGCTGATGTAATTTCTTTTGGTTTAGGAGGTTCCGGAAATATTATAGCCAGTGTAGACGCTAATACTGTTA
Encoded proteins:
- a CDS encoding hydroxymethylglutaryl-CoA lyase codes for the protein MVNSVKIIECPRDAMQGIKSHFIPTEAKAKYINSLLKVGFDTIDFGSFVSPKAIPQMRDTAEVLSMLDLSTTTSKLLAIVANVRGANDASQFEEIDYLGYPFSISENFQMRNTHKTIDQSIDTLKEVLAIANRTNKEVVAYLSMGFGNPYGDPWSVEIVGEWTEKLSSFGVKILSLSDTIGSSTPEDIDYLFSNLIPSYPQIEFGAHLHTTPIKWHEKVDSAFKAGCRRFDGAIKGYGGCPMAKDDLTGNMPTEKLLSYFTSNKVITNIKPMSFESAYNKALEVF
- a CDS encoding RNA polymerase sigma factor codes for the protein MESQHTHINQLIERCKKNDNAAQMQVYQNYYKAMYNTSYRILKDEFEAEDLIQEAFLTAFMKLDSFKGEVTFGAWLKRIVINKSLTQLKKVTRYDEVRMDVIPSYEVEDIEIDYSSLEVKRVISCLQSLKDNYRIVLTLNLVEGYDYDEIAQILNYTNENVRTTVSRAKKKLKQVLAANTNKTQVYGG
- a CDS encoding head GIN domain-containing protein — encoded protein: MKKLAILLLSLFFSFQTQAQSWWNSKKIKGNGNVTTEIRKIGSFDKVNIGGSFDVYLINGTEGKVTLEGEENILKYIETEVKNGKLNVHFKQNTNIKATKKLTVTIPFEKIEAVALGGSGNIIAKKRIKADVISFGLGGSGNIIASVDANTVKTSIGGSGNIKLKGKSDYLKCSIGGSGNIKAYDLKTSSLKANIAGSGDISVTVNNKIKATIVGSGSIYYKGNPSDIDKTSLGSGNVIDKN